From the Oncorhynchus nerka isolate Pitt River linkage group LG28, Oner_Uvic_2.0, whole genome shotgun sequence genome, one window contains:
- the LOC115112803 gene encoding adhesion G protein-coupled receptor G3-like has translation MDDIWLEIPTEALNDAMGDTKEDVNLGVFWFENDSLFPVVENNTELLNSRVVSINVGEDISGLSNNINIMFRFQNASVENKSLACVFWDGENGKVAHWNSSGCVTEKKDNETVCSCSHLSFFAVLMSPGSVSSASLSSSSVWLLTLLSRVGCGISFCFLSLALLIHLRRGKSDDSLCIHIHLCGALLCLNLTFLINGSLASLGVHGLCVAMAAATHYSLLSTLTWFSLEGFHLYLLIIRVFSIHVNRYVLKLGLVGWGIPGIVVTIIVACGKYGEYNKYQQDGGVVKMCWLTDSALATVSFSYFVLTFVVNVLCFGSVTVKVVRAHRQSPVLRERSMSRGTVLSLLGLAWLLGVSWGVLLFQFGPLTETAFYIFCTVNSLHGLFLFLRYWSLTRPEKESVSTATTATSSRAMHPAEASP, from the exons ATGGATGACATTTGGTTGGAGATTCCTACTGAGGCTTTGAATGATGCTATGGGAGACACGAAAGAGGATGTTAACCTGGGAGTATTTTGGTTTGAGAATGACAGCCTGTTCCCG GTGGTGGAGAACAACACTGAGCTCCTAAACAGTCGAGTGGTATCCATCAATGTGGGAGAGGACATCTCAGGCCTCAGTAACAACATTAATATCATGTTCCGCTTCCAGAATGCATCAGTG GAAAACAAATCACTAGCATGTGTGTTCTGGGATGGTGAAAATG GTAAAGTTGCACATTGGAATTCCTCTGGATGTGTCACTGAGAAGAAGGACAATGAAACAGTGTGCTCCTGTAGCCACCTTTCATTCTTCGCTGTACTCATG TCTCCGGGCAGTGTCTCTAGTGCCAGTCTGAGTTCCTCCTCTGTGTGGTTGCTGACGTTGTTGTCCAGGGTGGGCTGTGGAATATCCTTCTGTTTCCTGAGTCTGGCCCTCCTCATCCACCTCAG AAGAGGTAAATCTGATGATTCCCTGTGCATCCACATCCACCTGTGCGGGGCGTTGTTGTGCCTCAACCTGACCTTCCTCATCAACGGCAGCCTGGCCTCTCTTGGTGTCCACGGCCTGTGTGTTGCTATGGCAGCAGCCACCCACTACTCCCTGCTGAGCACCCTCACCTGGTTCTCCCTGGAAGGCTTCCACCTCTACCTGCTCATCATCAGGGTCTTCAGCATCCACGTCAACAGATACGTCCTCAAACTGGGCCTGGTAGGATGGG gaatacctggcATAGTAGTTACCATAATTGTCGCTTGTGGCAAATATGGAGAATACAACAAATACCAGCAAGACGGTGGTGTTGTTAAAAT gTGCTGGTTGACTGACTCTGCTCTGGCCACGGTGTCCTTTTCGTACTTTGTGCTGACATTCGTGGTGAACGTGCTGTGCTTTGGGTCTGTGACAGTGAAGGTGGTGAGGGCCCACCGTCAGAGTCCTGTCCTGAGGGAGAGGAGTATGAGCAGGGGGACAGTACTCAGTCTGCTGGGTCTGGCCTGGCTCCTGGGGGTCTCCTGGGGGGTCCTGCTCTTCCAGTTTGGCCCCCTGACGGAGACAGCCTTCTACATCTTCTGCACTGTCAACTCTCTCCATG GCCTCTTCCTGTTTCTACGCTATTGGTCTTTAACTCGGCCAGAGAAAGAATCTGTCTCCACGGCAACCACTGCAACTTCTTCAAGGGCGATGCATCCAGCTGAGGCCAGTCCCTGA